A stretch of Roseibium porphyridii DNA encodes these proteins:
- the hemP gene encoding hemin uptake protein HemP — MTLIANSQKQRLSLASSSRNRPPLPASSKREKTELDTRELFGNLRQIEIQHNDETYRLSITKQGKLILTK, encoded by the coding sequence ATGACACTGATCGCTAACAGCCAGAAGCAACGTCTGTCTCTCGCTTCCTCCAGCCGGAACAGGCCGCCATTGCCTGCAAGCTCGAAAAGAGAAAAAACTGAGCTGGATACCCGTGAGCTATTCGGAAATCTCCGTCAGATCGAGATCCAGCACAACGACGAAACCTACCGGCTATCCATTACCAAACAGGGCAAGCTCATTCTGACGAAATAG
- a CDS encoding Rrf2 family transcriptional regulator has protein sequence MRLTQQTNYAVRALMYCAVNPDKPSKVADIAASFDMSETHLFKIMKVLVDANLIRTIRGRNGGVMLARSAEQITVGEVVRAAEESFLLAECFDSGRKDCPLIVSCGFNGLLHEALEAFMEVLDGKSIADLSEDRFGMRDLLKIDNAKTPIAANA, from the coding sequence ATGCGCTTGACACAACAAACCAACTATGCCGTTCGTGCGCTCATGTATTGCGCCGTGAACCCGGACAAACCAAGCAAGGTCGCAGATATTGCCGCCAGCTTCGATATGTCCGAAACCCATCTGTTCAAAATCATGAAGGTGCTGGTCGATGCCAATCTGATCAGAACCATTCGTGGACGAAATGGCGGCGTCATGCTTGCCCGCTCGGCCGAGCAGATCACAGTCGGTGAGGTGGTGCGTGCTGCGGAAGAAAGCTTCCTGCTGGCAGAGTGCTTTGACAGCGGCCGCAAGGATTGCCCATTGATCGTGTCCTGTGGTTTCAATGGTCTCCTGCATGAAGCGCTTGAAGCGTTCATGGAAGTCCTCGACGGAAAGTCGATTGCGGATTTGTCGGAAGACCGGTTTGGCATGCGCGACCTGTTGAAGATCGATAACGCAAAAACACCGATCGCTGCCAACGCCTGA